From the Nodularia sp. NIES-3585 genome, one window contains:
- a CDS encoding Uma2 family endonuclease has product MVEQILIDTDNFYVPDANQLVTEDDTPVDNFASEKQQRLLVGSLYSSLQNQTFLAAANVGVYYAYRKPPIVPDVLFSLDVQIPEKWWDKQNRCYMVWEFEKPPEVVIEIVSNKEGDELGKKLEIYEQMRASYYIVYDPNQQLGEQALRIYELRGRRYFETSETWLEQVGLGLTLWSGEFEGRQDNWLRWCYQDLTILPTGDERAEQEKQRAEQEKQRAEQAEQRAQLLAERLRSMGIDPDTL; this is encoded by the coding sequence ATGGTTGAGCAAATTCTCATCGATACAGATAATTTCTATGTGCCAGATGCCAACCAACTAGTTACCGAAGATGATACACCTGTGGACAATTTCGCATCGGAAAAACAACAACGCCTTTTGGTTGGCTCTCTTTACAGTTCCTTACAAAACCAGACTTTTTTAGCAGCGGCTAATGTGGGTGTTTATTATGCATATAGAAAACCGCCTATTGTCCCTGATGTTTTATTTAGCTTAGATGTCCAAATTCCTGAAAAATGGTGGGACAAGCAAAATCGTTGTTATATGGTTTGGGAGTTTGAAAAACCTCCAGAAGTTGTGATTGAAATTGTCTCTAATAAAGAAGGTGATGAACTAGGCAAAAAGTTAGAAATTTATGAGCAAATGCGGGCTAGTTACTATATTGTCTATGACCCCAATCAGCAATTAGGAGAACAAGCATTACGAATTTATGAACTCAGGGGAAGGCGTTATTTTGAAACTTCAGAAACTTGGTTAGAACAAGTAGGTTTGGGTTTAACTCTGTGGTCAGGGGAATTTGAAGGTAGACAAGATAATTGGTTACGCTGGTGCTACCAAGATTTAACTATTTTACCTACTGGAGATGAACGGGCTGAACAAGAAAAACAACGGGCTGAACAAGAAAAGCAACGGGCTGAACAAGCCGAACAACGCGCCCAATTACTAGCAGAAAGACTCCGGTCTATGGGCATAGATCCTGATACTTTGTAG
- the miaA gene encoding tRNA (adenosine(37)-N6)-dimethylallyltransferase MiaA, producing MTKLIVICGATATGKSGLALNLAMRLSSVILSADSRQVYREFDIGTAKPTLAERQLVPHYLIDICNPTDIMTVADYQEQAQGLITTLPGAPLLLVGGTGLYIRSIVQGMKIPKVAPEQELRSQLECLGQTTLYGILQQVDAIAAQKIHPHDTVRTLRALEVFYITGVPISQQQGENPPDYPILQIGLDCEVEKIRLRIHKRTEQMIADGLVAEIEYLCQKYGTDLPLLNTLGYQEIRQYLAGETSLESAKELTVLHTRQFAKRQRTWFKAYPQIEWFDADDPDLFEKVWQRVEEFTKNV from the coding sequence ATGACTAAATTGATTGTAATTTGTGGTGCAACAGCGACTGGTAAATCTGGCTTGGCCTTGAATTTGGCTATGCGGTTAAGTTCTGTCATTCTCAGTGCCGATTCTCGTCAGGTGTATCGAGAATTTGATATTGGTACGGCTAAACCAACATTAGCAGAACGACAATTAGTCCCACATTATTTAATAGATATCTGCAATCCCACAGACATAATGACGGTAGCAGACTATCAGGAACAAGCACAAGGCTTAATTACGACTCTTCCTGGTGCGCCATTGCTGTTAGTTGGGGGTACAGGTTTATATATACGTTCAATTGTACAAGGAATGAAAATTCCCAAGGTTGCACCAGAGCAGGAATTGCGATCGCAACTGGAATGTTTAGGACAAACTACGCTGTATGGAATATTACAACAAGTAGATGCGATCGCAGCCCAAAAGATCCATCCTCATGATACTGTGCGGACTTTACGAGCATTAGAAGTATTTTACATTACTGGTGTTCCCATTTCCCAGCAGCAAGGAGAGAACCCCCCAGATTATCCGATTTTGCAAATTGGTTTAGATTGTGAAGTAGAAAAAATCAGGCTACGCATTCACAAGCGCACAGAACAAATGATAGCTGATGGTTTGGTGGCTGAGATAGAATATCTTTGTCAAAAATACGGTACTGATTTACCTTTATTGAATACTTTGGGATATCAAGAAATCAGGCAATATTTAGCAGGTGAAACTTCTTTGGAGTCAGCAAAAGAATTAACAGTTTTGCATACGCGACAATTTGCCAAGCGACAGCGTACTTGGTTTAAGGCGTATCCCCAAATTGAGTGGTTTGATGCCGATGATCCTGATTTGTTCGAGAAGGTTTGGCAACGAGTAGAAGAATTTACCAAGAATGTGTAG
- a CDS encoding WG repeat-containing protein: MSNTFIPFSQGDKWGYKNQKGEVIIQAIFDQAGKFYNGIAQVKIGNKINYIDQKGRVTPVESSDISNNSAINLTDITNLNLELARFKYREKYGYKNKIGQVIIPPQFNLAYEFAEGLASVKLGYKWVYIKLIGEVVINYKFDLAESFSQGLARVKIGKKYGYIDLLGSFVIPVEYDYIENFSENLAAVKVGKEWGYISLSGELIINPQFDAAEIFEQGIAKVRIGNKHDYIDCKGKKINNVDSNIMVKELPKTPVIYNPSPLTLTKEDTQNSHLLHTRRRKRKNTSSG; the protein is encoded by the coding sequence ATGAGTAATACCTTCATACCATTCAGCCAGGGAGATAAGTGGGGTTACAAAAACCAGAAAGGAGAAGTAATAATTCAGGCTATATTTGATCAAGCTGGTAAATTTTATAACGGAATTGCACAAGTTAAAATTGGCAATAAAATTAACTATATCGATCAGAAGGGAAGAGTCACACCTGTCGAATCAAGTGACATAAGTAACAATAGTGCGATTAACCTCACAGACATCACAAATCTCAATTTAGAGTTAGCACGTTTCAAATATCGAGAAAAATACGGTTATAAAAATAAAATAGGTCAGGTAATTATTCCTCCACAATTTAATTTAGCTTACGAGTTTGCCGAAGGATTAGCATCAGTCAAACTTGGATATAAGTGGGTTTATATTAAGTTAATAGGTGAAGTAGTAATTAATTACAAATTTGATTTAGCTGAGAGCTTTTCTCAAGGTCTCGCACGAGTGAAAATTGGTAAAAAATATGGTTATATTGATTTACTAGGGAGCTTTGTAATCCCAGTTGAGTACGATTATATAGAGAATTTTTCTGAAAACCTAGCAGCAGTTAAAGTTGGGAAGGAATGGGGTTATATTAGTTTATCAGGTGAATTAATAATCAATCCCCAGTTTGATGCTGCCGAGATATTTGAACAAGGTATAGCAAAAGTTAGAATTGGTAACAAGCACGATTATATTGACTGTAAAGGTAAAAAAATCAATAATGTAGACTCTAACATCATGGTTAAAGAATTACCAAAAACACCAGTAATATATAATCCTTCACCACTGACTCTCACCAAAGAAGACACCCAAAATTCACACTTATTACATACAAGAAGACGCAAAAGAAAAAATACATCGTCAGGCTGA
- a CDS encoding NYN domain-containing protein, which yields MGSPMNRLSIFVDGNNMFYAQQKNGWFFDPRRVLDYFKHEQSDTTLINAFWYTGLKDPQDQRGFRDALISLGYTVRTKILKEYYDDSSGRYSQKANLDIEIVVDMFNTVDQYDRVVLFSGDGDFERAIELLRSKNTHITVVSTEGMIARELRNATDRYIDLNDIRDSIEKVEG from the coding sequence ATGGGTTCCCCAATGAATCGTCTGTCTATTTTTGTAGACGGAAACAATATGTTCTATGCTCAACAAAAAAATGGGTGGTTTTTTGACCCCAGACGAGTATTAGACTATTTCAAACACGAGCAGTCAGATACGACATTAATCAATGCTTTCTGGTACACTGGTTTAAAAGACCCGCAAGATCAGCGAGGCTTCAGAGATGCTCTCATTAGCTTAGGATATACAGTTAGAACTAAAATTCTTAAAGAATATTATGATGACTCCTCTGGGCGCTATTCCCAAAAGGCTAATTTAGATATTGAAATTGTCGTAGATATGTTTAATACAGTAGATCAATATGACCGAGTAGTTTTATTCAGTGGTGATGGTGATTTTGAAAGAGCCATCGAACTATTACGCTCAAAAAATACGCATATTACTGTAGTCTCAACGGAAGGGATGATAGCTAGAGAGCTACGTAATGCTACTGATAGATATATTGATTTAAATGATATCAGAGACAGTATAGAAAAAGTAGAAGGTTAG
- the glcD gene encoding glycolate oxidase subunit GlcD, with the protein MLIQEKKQYNWKPIIKAFEAVVGKNGVVQRREELITYECDGLTSYRQRPAVVVLPRTTEQIAELVKICNKYSVTFIARGSGTGLSGGALPSEDSVLIVTSLMRQILNVDLDNQRIVVQPGVINSWVTQTVSGAGFYYAPDPSSQIICSIGGNVAENSGGVHCLKYGVTTNHVLGLKIVTPSGEILDLGGQVPEMPGYDLTGVFVGSEGTLGIATEITLRILKSAESICVLLADFTSVEAAGASVSDIISAGIIPGGMEMMDNVSINAVEDVVATNCYPRDATAILLVEIDGLDVEVEVNKQRVAEICKKNGARNVTSASDLETRLKLWKGRKAAFAAAGHLSPDYYVQDGVIPRTQLTYVLQEIEALSKKFGYTIANVFHAGDGNLHPLILFDNAVPGALEKVEEVGGEILKLCVKVGGSISGEHGIGADKKCYMPDMFSPADLESMQWIRQVFNPQGLANPDKIFPTPRTCGEAANAVSMKQFAGVEQF; encoded by the coding sequence ATGCTTATCCAAGAGAAAAAGCAATACAACTGGAAACCTATTATTAAAGCATTTGAGGCTGTAGTTGGTAAAAATGGTGTAGTGCAACGTCGGGAAGAACTCATCACTTATGAGTGCGATGGCTTAACTAGTTATCGTCAACGTCCGGCTGTGGTAGTTTTGCCCAGAACTACAGAACAAATTGCCGAACTGGTGAAGATATGCAATAAATACTCTGTAACCTTTATCGCGCGGGGTTCTGGGACTGGTTTATCTGGTGGCGCTTTACCTTCAGAAGATTCGGTTTTGATTGTCACTTCCTTAATGCGGCAAATTCTCAATGTTGATTTAGATAATCAGCGCATTGTGGTACAGCCAGGAGTAATTAATAGCTGGGTAACGCAAACCGTCAGTGGGGCGGGATTTTATTATGCACCAGACCCTTCTAGCCAAATTATCTGCTCAATTGGGGGTAATGTGGCGGAAAATTCTGGGGGGGTGCATTGTCTCAAGTATGGTGTGACTACTAACCATGTTTTGGGCTTAAAAATTGTCACGCCTTCCGGGGAAATTCTGGATTTAGGCGGACAAGTACCGGAAATGCCTGGTTATGATTTAACGGGTGTATTTGTCGGTTCTGAAGGTACTTTAGGTATTGCTACAGAAATTACTCTGCGAATTCTCAAAAGTGCCGAATCAATTTGTGTTTTATTAGCAGATTTTACCAGTGTGGAAGCGGCTGGGGCAAGTGTTTCTGATATCATCAGCGCCGGAATTATTCCCGGTGGGATGGAAATGATGGACAACGTTAGCATCAATGCAGTTGAGGATGTGGTAGCCACAAATTGTTATCCTCGCGATGCTACGGCGATTTTATTAGTAGAAATCGATGGGTTGGATGTGGAAGTTGAAGTAAATAAACAGCGTGTAGCAGAAATCTGCAAAAAAAATGGGGCGCGGAATGTAACTTCTGCGAGTGATTTAGAAACTCGTTTAAAACTTTGGAAAGGTCGAAAGGCTGCTTTCGCTGCGGCTGGACATTTAAGCCCAGATTATTATGTTCAGGATGGTGTAATTCCTCGAACTCAATTAACTTATGTTTTGCAAGAGATTGAGGCGTTAAGCAAAAAATTTGGTTATACAATTGCGAATGTATTTCACGCTGGTGATGGTAATCTCCACCCTTTAATTCTATTCGATAATGCTGTACCAGGAGCGTTAGAGAAGGTAGAGGAAGTTGGCGGGGAAATTCTCAAACTTTGTGTCAAGGTGGGCGGTAGTATTTCTGGGGAACATGGCATTGGTGCTGATAAAAAATGCTATATGCCAGATATGTTTAGCCCTGCTGATTTAGAAAGTATGCAATGGATAAGGCAAGTTTTTAATCCCCAGGGTTTGGCAAATCCTGATAAGATTTTTCCCACACCGCGAACTTGTGGTGAAGCAGCAAATGCTGTCAGCATGAAGCAGTTTGCCGGTGTGGAACAATTTTAA
- a CDS encoding Uma2 family endonuclease encodes MVEQLLINEDDFYVPDANLLVTEDDTPVDNFASAKQQRLLVGSLYSSLQNQTFLAEANVGVYYTDLQPPIVPDVFLSLDVQIPEKWWEKHNRCYMVWRFGKPPEVVMEIVSNKEGDELGKKLEIYEQMRASYYIVYDPNQQLGEQALRIYELRGRRYFETSKTWLEQVGLGLTLWSGAFEGRQDNWLRWCYQDGTILFTGDERAEQERQRAEQAEQRAQLLAERLRAMGIDPDTV; translated from the coding sequence ATGGTTGAGCAACTTCTGATTAATGAAGATGATTTTTATGTGCCAGATGCCAACCTACTAGTTACCGAAGATGATACACCTGTGGACAATTTCGCATCTGCCAAACAACAACGCTTATTAGTCGGCTCTCTTTACAGTTCTTTACAAAATCAAACTTTTTTAGCTGAGGCTAATGTGGGTGTTTACTACACAGACCTTCAGCCCCCCATTGTACCCGACGTTTTTCTGAGCTTAGATGTCCAAATTCCAGAAAAGTGGTGGGAAAAACACAATCGTTGTTATATGGTTTGGCGTTTTGGAAAACCTCCAGAAGTTGTAATGGAAATTGTCTCTAATAAAGAAGGTGATGAACTAGGCAAAAAGTTAGAAATTTATGAGCAAATGCGGGCGAGTTACTATATTGTCTATGACCCGAATCAGCAATTAGGAGAACAAGCATTACGGATTTATGAACTCAGGGGAAGGCGTTATTTTGAAACTTCAAAAACTTGGCTAGAACAAGTAGGTTTGGGTTTAACTCTGTGGTCAGGTGCATTTGAAGGTAGACAAGATAACTGGTTACGCTGGTGTTACCAAGATGGAACTATTCTATTTACTGGAGATGAACGGGCTGAACAAGAACGACAAAGGGCTGAACAAGCTGAACAACGCGCCCAATTGTTAGCAGAAAGACTCAGGGCTATGGGCATAGACCCTGATACTGTTTAG
- the gorA gene encoding glutathione-disulfide reductase, with protein sequence MTFDYDLFVIGTGPGGLAAAKKAASYGVRVAMAEQETIGGTCVNRGCVPKKLIVYAADFAKENQMAHSYGWSKCNRYFDWTLFMKSVHRHIEHINYSYCQQLRKAEIEIIKERATFVDAHTLDLNGHQVTADKILIAVGGKPKKPNIPGIEYAITSREMFHLPYLPKRLAIIGGGYIGTEFSSMMHALGCEVTLIETDEMMLSGFDDDIRSGVQQGLSKRGIKIITNSTAEEITHLDDGWLLRTTGDCAETIATDTILVATGWSPNTKNLGLEKAQVEVGKQGEIKVDEYCCTTQENIFAVGDCINRMQLTPVAKAEGIAFANTVFGNHPQTVNYDYVPSAVFSRPEGSGVGMTEAKAREKFGDAVRCYSTQFQPLLHQLLEPEEPVMIKLVVDNNSQQVLGAHMLGENAAEIIQTLGVAIRQGITKQDLNQTIGIHPTTAEDFLSLD encoded by the coding sequence ATGACATTTGATTATGACTTGTTTGTCATTGGTACTGGGCCTGGAGGATTAGCAGCAGCAAAAAAAGCCGCTAGCTATGGTGTCCGTGTCGCTATGGCTGAACAAGAAACCATTGGAGGTACTTGTGTAAATCGAGGTTGTGTTCCTAAAAAACTGATTGTCTACGCAGCTGACTTTGCCAAAGAAAACCAAATGGCACACAGCTATGGGTGGAGTAAGTGTAATAGGTACTTTGACTGGACATTATTTATGAAGTCAGTACACAGACATATCGAACACATTAACTACTCCTATTGTCAACAGTTACGAAAAGCGGAAATTGAAATAATTAAAGAACGTGCTACTTTTGTTGATGCCCATACTCTAGATTTAAATGGGCATCAAGTTACAGCCGATAAAATTTTAATTGCTGTGGGTGGAAAACCCAAGAAGCCCAATATTCCAGGGATAGAATACGCCATTACATCTCGTGAGATGTTTCATTTACCCTATTTACCAAAACGCTTGGCAATTATTGGCGGTGGCTATATTGGTACTGAATTTTCCAGCATGATGCACGCTTTAGGGTGCGAAGTCACACTGATTGAAACAGATGAAATGATGTTGTCAGGGTTTGATGACGATATTCGCTCTGGCGTACAACAGGGTTTAAGCAAACGCGGAATTAAAATTATTACTAACAGCACTGCGGAAGAAATCACTCATTTAGATGATGGTTGGCTATTAAGGACGACTGGCGACTGTGCAGAAACCATAGCGACAGATACTATCCTTGTGGCTACAGGCTGGAGTCCCAATACCAAGAACCTGGGTTTAGAAAAGGCTCAAGTCGAAGTTGGTAAACAAGGTGAAATTAAGGTAGATGAATATTGCTGTACTACCCAAGAAAATATTTTTGCTGTGGGTGACTGCATCAACCGTATGCAATTAACTCCAGTAGCTAAGGCAGAAGGTATTGCTTTTGCCAATACAGTTTTTGGTAATCACCCGCAAACAGTGAATTATGATTATGTGCCTTCTGCTGTTTTTTCTCGCCCAGAAGGTTCTGGTGTAGGGATGACAGAAGCTAAAGCACGGGAAAAATTTGGGGATGCGGTAAGATGTTACTCTACCCAGTTCCAACCCTTGTTGCATCAGCTACTCGAACCAGAAGAGCCAGTTATGATCAAGTTAGTAGTAGATAATAATTCTCAACAAGTTTTGGGCGCTCATATGCTGGGTGAAAATGCTGCCGAAATTATTCAAACTCTAGGGGTGGCAATTCGTCAAGGAATTACTAAGCAAGATTTGAATCAGACCATAGGCATTCATCCTACTACAGCAGAAGATTTTTTATCCTTGGATTAA
- a CDS encoding glycoside hydrolase family 10 protein, translating to MNSLNKYGFIYLLCLGLMLSLTVFSFPSRPIPDQQKSLPTTTEIRGVWLTNVASGVLFLPWGINRAVNQLSGLNFNTIYPVVWNRGNTFYKSNRAKIVIGSDADPILNLMHGGQDVLAKLIQLAKPQGLSVIPWFEYGFMTPPNSQLAQRYPDWLTIGQEGIQSTNEIPLEEINDNSAHQQAWLNPLHPEVREFILALIKEVVSDYDVDGIQFDDHFGMPVKFGYDAFTVDLYRREHQGKSPPSDPFDATWMRWRANKITDFMAEIYQSVKAIKPNAIVSLSPNSHSFAYKYYLQDWETWVRKGLVDELILQVYRNNQTSFMTELEQPAVKFARTRIPVGIGILTGTSQTPVSIAQIRQQVQTVRDRNFLGISFFYWESLWGAITPESPQQRRNVFGEMFAGGAIRP from the coding sequence ATGAATTCGTTGAATAAATATGGCTTTATTTACTTGCTGTGCTTGGGTTTAATGCTATCGCTAACAGTATTTTCATTTCCTTCGCGACCAATTCCTGATCAGCAAAAAAGCTTACCCACTACAACAGAAATTCGTGGCGTTTGGCTAACTAATGTTGCTAGTGGTGTCTTATTTCTACCTTGGGGCATTAATCGCGCTGTTAATCAACTATCAGGACTTAATTTTAATACGATTTATCCTGTAGTTTGGAATCGAGGTAATACTTTTTACAAGAGTAATAGAGCTAAAATTGTTATAGGCTCAGATGCTGACCCGATACTTAATTTGATGCATGGTGGACAGGATGTTTTAGCAAAACTCATACAACTTGCTAAACCTCAAGGTTTAAGTGTCATTCCCTGGTTTGAATACGGTTTTATGACTCCACCTAATTCACAATTAGCGCAGCGTTATCCAGACTGGTTAACAATAGGACAAGAAGGGATACAATCTACAAACGAAATTCCCTTGGAAGAAATTAACGACAATTCAGCGCATCAGCAAGCTTGGCTGAATCCTCTGCATCCGGAGGTTAGGGAGTTTATCTTGGCGCTAATTAAGGAAGTCGTTAGTGATTACGATGTGGATGGTATTCAGTTCGATGATCACTTTGGAATGCCGGTAAAGTTTGGTTATGATGCTTTTACTGTTGATCTCTATCGGCGAGAACATCAAGGCAAAAGTCCTCCCAGTGATCCTTTTGATGCTACATGGATGCGTTGGCGTGCTAATAAGATTACTGATTTTATGGCGGAAATTTATCAAAGTGTGAAGGCGATTAAACCTAATGCTATAGTATCACTGTCGCCTAATTCACACAGTTTTGCTTATAAATATTATTTGCAAGATTGGGAAACTTGGGTCAGAAAAGGTTTGGTTGATGAGTTGATTTTGCAGGTATATCGCAATAATCAAACCAGTTTTATGACTGAATTAGAACAACCAGCAGTGAAATTTGCTCGAACTCGCATTCCTGTTGGGATTGGAATATTAACGGGGACTTCTCAGACTCCTGTGAGTATTGCTCAAATTAGACAACAAGTTCAGACAGTGCGCGATCGCAATTTTCTTGGTATTTCCTTTTTTTACTGGGAAAGTTTATGGGGTGCGATTACGCCAGAATCACCACAGCAACGGCGGAATGTGTTTGGGGAAATGTTTGCAGGTGGGGCTATTAGACCATAG
- the gyrB gene encoding DNA topoisomerase (ATP-hydrolyzing) subunit B, with amino-acid sequence MTSSYSADQIQVLEGLEAVRKRPGMYIGTTGPRGLHHLVYEVVDNSIDEALAGHCTHIEVDINADGSVTVTDDGRGIPIDTHSRTGKSALETVLTVLHAGGKFGGGGYKVSGGLHGVGLSVVNALSDVLEVTVWRDNKVHVQRYERGVPVTELQANPDKEGKTGTSIKFKPDSQIFINSIEFDYITIAGRLRELAYLNAGVKIIFGDHRLELLKSDTPRIETYEYKGGIKEYIAYMNREKQPLHEEIIYVHGERNNVQVEVSLQWCTDAYTDNVLGFANNIRTVDGGTHLEGLKAVLTRTLNAIARKRNKIKENESNLSGEHVREGLTAVISVKVPDPEFEGQTKTKLGNTEVRGIVDSLVGEVLSEYLEFHPGIADSILDKAIQAFKAAEAARHARELVRRKSVLESSPLPGKLADCSSRDPSESEIFIVEGDSAGGSAKQGRDRRTQAILPLRGKILNIEKTDDAKIYKNNEVQSLITALGLGVKGDEFDSTQLRYHRIVIMTDADVDGAHIRTLLLTFFYRYQRALIEQGFIYIACPPLFKVERGKNHEYCYSERELQQYLGTLPSNANYNIQRFKGLGEMMPQQLWDTTMNPESRKMKQVEIEDAAEADRIFTILMGDRVAPRREFIETYGSKLNFTDLDI; translated from the coding sequence ATGACGAGCAGTTACAGTGCCGATCAGATTCAAGTTCTGGAAGGTCTGGAAGCCGTCCGCAAGCGGCCAGGGATGTACATCGGTACTACCGGGCCGCGAGGACTCCACCATTTAGTGTATGAGGTGGTAGATAACTCTATTGATGAAGCTTTGGCGGGTCACTGTACCCACATAGAAGTGGATATCAATGCTGATGGTTCCGTGACTGTCACAGATGATGGTCGCGGTATTCCTATCGATACTCACTCACGAACTGGTAAATCGGCTTTAGAAACCGTTTTAACCGTACTACACGCCGGTGGTAAGTTTGGCGGTGGTGGCTATAAGGTTTCAGGAGGATTACACGGGGTCGGTCTTTCCGTGGTTAACGCCTTGTCAGATGTACTGGAAGTAACAGTTTGGCGAGATAACAAAGTTCATGTCCAGCGCTATGAACGAGGTGTACCAGTTACTGAACTGCAAGCCAATCCGGATAAAGAGGGGAAAACGGGAACTTCTATCAAGTTCAAGCCAGATAGCCAAATTTTTATCAATAGCATTGAGTTTGATTACATCACTATAGCGGGTCGCCTGCGGGAGTTGGCTTATCTGAATGCAGGTGTCAAAATTATTTTTGGCGACCACCGTTTAGAACTGCTTAAAAGCGATACACCCAGGATAGAAACCTACGAATACAAGGGTGGGATTAAAGAGTATATCGCTTACATGAACCGCGAGAAGCAACCACTGCACGAAGAAATTATTTATGTGCATGGGGAACGCAATAACGTCCAAGTGGAAGTTTCTTTACAATGGTGTACTGATGCTTACACAGACAATGTGTTGGGTTTTGCTAATAATATTCGCACCGTTGATGGTGGTACTCACCTCGAAGGTTTGAAGGCGGTTCTGACTCGGACTTTAAATGCGATCGCGCGCAAACGCAATAAAATTAAAGAGAATGAATCTAACCTCAGTGGCGAACACGTCCGGGAAGGTTTAACAGCAGTAATTTCCGTTAAAGTCCCAGACCCAGAATTTGAAGGACAAACTAAAACTAAACTTGGTAATACTGAAGTTCGCGGTATTGTTGATTCCTTAGTGGGAGAAGTTCTCAGTGAATACTTAGAATTTCATCCTGGTATCGCCGACTCGATTTTAGATAAAGCTATTCAAGCTTTTAAAGCCGCAGAAGCCGCCCGTCATGCGCGGGAGTTAGTCCGACGTAAATCAGTTCTGGAATCTTCACCATTACCTGGTAAGTTAGCAGATTGCAGTTCTCGTGACCCTAGTGAGTCAGAAATCTTTATTGTCGAAGGTGACTCTGCGGGTGGAAGTGCGAAACAAGGACGCGATCGCCGCACCCAAGCTATCCTCCCCCTACGTGGTAAAATCCTTAACATCGAGAAGACTGACGACGCGAAAATTTACAAAAATAACGAAGTCCAATCCTTAATCACAGCCCTCGGTTTAGGCGTAAAAGGCGACGAATTCGACTCCACCCAACTGCGCTATCACCGCATCGTGATTATGACTGATGCTGACGTAGATGGAGCGCATATTCGCACACTGTTGTTAACTTTCTTCTATCGATATCAGCGCGCACTCATCGAACAGGGTTTCATATATATTGCTTGTCCTCCACTATTTAAAGTAGAACGAGGAAAGAATCATGAATACTGCTATAGCGAACGTGAACTGCAACAGTACCTGGGGACACTTCCCAGCAACGCCAACTACAACATCCAACGCTTCAAAGGTTTGGGGGAAATGATGCCTCAGCAACTCTGGGATACCACCATGAACCCAGAATCTCGTAAAATGAAGCAAGTAGAAATTGAAGATGCTGCCGAAGCTGATCGTATTTTTACCATTTTAATGGGCGATCGCGTTGCACCTAGACGCGAATTCATCGAAACCTATGGTTCTAAACTCAATTTCACAGATTTAGATATCTAA